A region of Centropristis striata isolate RG_2023a ecotype Rhode Island chromosome 17, C.striata_1.0, whole genome shotgun sequence DNA encodes the following proteins:
- the LOC131989483 gene encoding E3 ubiquitin/ISG15 ligase TRIM25-like translates to MAQKGIFDQEKLSCSICMDLLKDPVTISCGHNYCMSCIKDYWDEKLEDKTHSCPQCRQSFTERPVLVKNTMLAELVEEVKKVGLQAASPHEPYAGPGDVACDYCLGKKLKACKSCLVCMASFCEQHLQPHYNVAPLKKHKLVEATLKLQENVCSRHDEVMKIFCRTDQKCICYLCSMDDHKGHDTVSAAAERADRQTELGASRQKLQQRVQDREKDVKVLQQRVKAFNQSADAAVRDSEEIFTDLIRLIKKRSSEVKQQIRSQQETQVSQAKELEEKLQQEITELQRKDTDLQQLLHSEDHLHFLNNYPSLSRLSESQDLPSVENRPLPSFEEVTAAVTEARDKVNAVLSEEGTKISLAVTEVDVLPPRTRADFMKYSHQITLDPNTVNKRLSLSNMNRKATRMAADQSYSVHPDRFIGWCQVLSKEGQKGRCYWEVEWSGYADIAVAYKDISRTGTMNECGFGLNDKSWALRCDSGGYTFRHNNIKTSISGPRSSRIGVYLDHKAGTLSYYSISETKTMTLLHRVQTTFTQPLYPGFWLSLFTGASAELCDLS, encoded by the coding sequence ATGGCACAGAAAGGGATTTTTGATCAAGAAAAGCTGAGCTGTTCGATCTGTATGGATCTTCTAAAGGATCCGGTGACTATTTCCTGTGGGCACAACTACTGCATGAGCTGTATTAAAGACTACTGGGATGAGAAGCTTGAGGATAAAACacacagctgccctcagtgcAGGCAGAGCTTCACAGAGAGGCCCGTCCTggtgaaaaacaccatgttagcagAGTTGGTGGAGGAAGTGAAGAAGGTGGGACTTCAAGCTGCTTCACCTCATGAACCCTATGCAGGACCTGGAGACGTGGCCTGTGACTACTGCCTTGGGAAGAAGCTGAAAGCCTGCAAGTCCTGTTTGGTGTGTATGGCCTCTTTCTGTGAGCAACACCTTCAGCCTCACTACAACGTCGCTCCGTTAAAGAAACACAAGCTGGTTGAAGCCACTTTAAAGCTTCAGGAGAACGTCTGCTCTCGCCACGACGAGGTGATGAAGATTTTCTGCCGCACTGACCAGAAGTGcatctgttatctctgctcCATGGACGATCATAAAGGCCATGACACGGtgtctgctgcagcagagagggctgacaggcagacagagctTGGGGCCAGTCGACAAAAACTCCAACAGAGAgtccaggacagagagaaagacgtCAAGGTGCTGCAGCAGAGGGTGAAGGCTTTCAATCAATCTGCTGATGCAGCTGTGAGGGACAGCGAGGAGATCTTCACTGATTTGATCCGTCTCATTAAGAAGAGAAGCTCAGAGGTGAAGCAGCAGATCAGAAGCCAGCAGGAAACCCAAGTGAGTCAAGCTAAAGAGCTGGAGGAGAaactgcagcaggagatcactgagctgcagaggaaagacactgacctgcagcagctcttaCACTCAGAAGATCACCTGCATTTCCTCAACAACTACCCCTCGCTGTCACGTCTGAGTGAGTCCCAAGACTTACCCAGCGTTGAGAATCGCCCTCTGCCCTCTTTTGAGGAGGTGACAGCAGCTGTGACAGAGGCCAGAGATAAAGTGAACGCTGTTCTGAGTGAGGAGGGGACAAAGATCTCACTGGCAGTGACTGAAGTGGACGTTTTACCACCCAGAACCAGAGCTGACTTCATGAAATATTCTCATCAGATCACACTGGAtccaaatacagtaaataaacgTTTGTCATTGAGTAACATGAACAGAAAAGCAACAAGAATGGCAGCAGATCAGTCATATTCAGTTCACCCAGACAGATTTATTGGTTGGTGTCAGGTCCTGAGTAAAGAGGGTCAGAAAGGAcgttgttactgggaggtggagtggagCGGGTACGCTGATATAGCAGTTGCCTACAAGGATATTAGCAGAACAGGGACCATGAATGAATGTGGATTTGGACTTAATGACAAATCTTGGGCATTAAGATGTGACAGTGGGGGTTATACATTCAGacataacaatataaaaacttcCATCTCAGGCCCTCGGTCCTCTAGAATCGGGGTTTACCTGGATCACAAGGCAGGTACTCTGTCTTACTACAGCATCTCTGAAACCAAGaccatgaccctcctccacagagtccagaccacgttCACTCAGCCTCTCTATCCTGGGTTTTGGCTTTCATTATTTACTGGAGCCAGTGCTGAGTTGTGTGATCTCAGTTAG
- the LOC131989484 gene encoding tripartite motif-containing protein 16-like, whose protein sequence is MAQKEILDQEKLSCSICLDLLKDPVTISCGHSYCMSCIKDYWDEKLEDKTHSCPQCRQSFTERPVLGKNTMLAELVEEVKKVGLQAASPDEPYAGPGDVACDFCLGMKLKACKSCLVCMASFCEQHLKPHYNVAPLKKHKLVEATLKLQENVCSRHDEVMKIFCRTDQKCICYLCSMDDHKGHDTVSAATERADRQTELGASRQKLQQRVQDREKDVKVLQQRVKAFNQSAGAAVRDSEEIFTDLIRLIKKRSSEVKQQIRSQQETQVSQAKELEEKLQQEITELQRKDTDLQKLSHSEDHLHFLNNYPSLSRLSESQDLPSVENCPLPSFEDVTAAVTEARDKVNAVLSEEGTKISLAVTEVDVLPPRTRADFMKYSTQITLDPNTVNKYLSLSNRNRKATKMAADQSYSVHPDRFTGVKQVLSKEGLTGRCYWEVEWSGYTDIAVAYKDISRTGTIDECGFGFNDKSWSLECKGGGYKFRHNNIKTSTSGPQSSRIGVYLDHEAGTLSYYSISDTKTMTLLHRVQTTFTQPLYPGFWLPSNTGDSVELCDPR, encoded by the coding sequence ATGGCACAGAAAGAGATCTTGGATCAAGAAAAGCTGAGCTGTTCGATCTGTCTGGATCTTCTAAAGGATCCGGTGACTATTTCCTGTGGCCACAGCTACTGCATGAGCTGTATTAAAGACTACTGGGATGAGAAGCTTGAGGATAAAACacacagctgccctcagtgcAGGCAGAGCTTCACAGAGAGGCCCGTCCTGgggaaaaacaccatgttagcagAGTTGGTGGAGGAAGTGAAGAAGGTGGGACTTCAAGCTGCTTCACCTGATGAACCCTATGCAGGACCTGGAGATGTGGCCTGTGATTTCTGCCTTGGGATGAAGCTGAAAGCCTGCAAGTCCTGTTTGGTGTGTATGGCCTCTTTCTGTGAGCAACACCTTAAGCCTCACTACAACGTCGCTCCGTTAAAGAAACACAAGCTGGTTGAAGCCACTTTAAAGCTTCAGGAGAACGTCTGCTCTCGCCACGACGAGGTGATGAAGATTTTCTGCCGCACCGACCAGAAGTGcatctgttatctctgctcCATGGACGATCATAAAGGCCATGACACGGTGTCTGCTGCAACAGAGAGGgctgacaggcagacagagctCGGGGCCAGTCGACAAAAACTCCAGCAGAGAgtccaggacagagagaaagacgtCAAGGTGCTGCAGCAGAGGGTGAAGGCTTTCAATCAATCTGCTGGTGCAGCTGTGAGGGACAGCGAGGAGATCTTCACTGATTTGATCCGTCTCATTAAGAAGAGAAGCTCCGAGGTGAAGCAGCAGATCAGAAGCCAGCAGGAAACCCAAGTGAGTCAAGCTAAAgagctggaggagaagctgcagcaggagatcactGAGCTGCAGAGGAAAGACACTGACCTGCAGAAGCTCTCACACTCAGAAGATCACCTGCATTTCCTCAACAACTACCCCTCGCTGTCACGTCTGAGTGAGTCTCAAGACTTACCCAGCGTTGAGAATTGCCCTCTGCCCTCTTTTGAGGACGTGACAGCAGCTGTGACAGAGGCCAGAGATAAAGTGAACGCTGTTCTGAGTGAGGAGGGGACAAAGATCTCACTGGCAGTGACTGAAGTGGACGTTTTACCACCCAGAACCAGAGCTGACTTCATGAAATATTCTACTCAAATCACACTGGAtccaaatacagtaaataaatatttgtcattGAGTAACAggaacagaaaagcaacaaaaatggcAGCAGATCAGTCATATTCAGTTCACCCAGACAGATTTACTGGTGTGAAACAGGTCCTGAGTAAAGAGGGTCTGACTGGAcgttgttactgggaggtggagtggagCGGGTACACTGATATAGCAGTTGCCTACAAGGATATTAGCAGAACAGGGACCATAGATGAATGTGGATTTGGATTTAATGACAAATCTTGGTCATTAGAATGTAAAGGTGGTGGTTATAAATTCAGacataacaatataaaaacttcCACCTCAGGCCCTCAGTCCTCCAGAATCGGGGTTTACCTGGATCACGAGGCAGGTACTCTGTCTTACTACAGCATCTCTGATACCAAGaccatgaccctcctccacagagtccagaccacgttCACTCAGCCTCTCTATCCTGGGTTTTGGCTTCCATCAAATACTGGAGACAGTGTTGAGTTGTGTGATCCCAGGTAG
- the LOC131989481 gene encoding tripartite motif-containing protein 16-like: protein MAQKGIFDQEKLSCSICLDLLKDPVTISCGHSYCMSCIKDYWDEKLEEKTHSCPQCRQSFTERPVLVKNTILAELVEEVKKVGLQAASPDEPYAEPGDVTCDFCLGKKLKACKSCLVCMASFCEQHLQPHYNVALLKKHKLVEATLKLQENVCSRHDEVMKIFCRTDQKCICYLCSMDDHKGHDMVSAAAERADRQTELGASRQKLQQRVRDREKDVKVLQQRVKAFNQSADAAVRDSEEIFTDLIRLIKKRSSEVKQQIRSQQEAQVSQAKELEEKLQQEITELQRKDTDLQQLSHSEDHLHFLNNYPSLSRLSESQDLPSVENRPLPSFEEVTAAVTEARDKVNAVLSEEGTKISLAVTEVDVLPLQVEPRTRADFMKYSCQITLDPNTVNKRLSLSNRNRKAILMAADQSYSVLSDRFIERWQVLSKDGLTGRCYWEVEWSGDADIAVAYKDISRTGTRDECGFGLNDKSWALRCDSGGYTFKHNNIKSSISGHWSSRIGVYLDHKEGTLSYYSISETMTLLHRVQTTFTQPLYPGFWFRSNTGGTAELCDLS, encoded by the coding sequence ATGGCACAGAAAGGGATTTTTGATCAAGAAAAGCTCAGCTGTTCGATCTGTCTGGATCTTCTAAAGGATCCGGTGACTATTTCCTGTGGCCACAGCTACTGCATGAGCTGTATTAAAGACTACTGGGATGAGAAGCTtgaggagaaaacacacagctgccctcagtgcAGGCAGAGCTTCACAGAGAGGCCCGTCCTGGTGAAAAACACCATTTTAGCAGAGTTGGTGGAGGAAGTGAAGAAGGTGGGACTCCAAGCTGCTTCACCTGATGAACCCTATGCAGAACCTGGAGACGTGACCTGTGATTTCTGCCTTGGGAAGAAGCTGAAAGCCTGCAAGTCCTGTTTGGTGTGTATGGCCTCTTTCTGTGAGCAACACCTTCAGCCTCACTACAACGTCGCTCTGTTAAAGAAACACAAGCTGGTTGAAGCCACTTTAAAGCTTCAGGAGAACGTCTGCTCTCGCCACGACGAGGTGATGAAGATTTTCTGCCGCACTGACCAGAAGTGcatctgttatctctgctcCATGGACGATCATAAAGGCCATGACATGGtgtctgctgcagcagagagggctgacaggcagacagagctCGGGGCCAGTCGACAAAAACTCCAACAGAGAGTccgggacagagagaaagacgtCAAGGTGCTGCAGCAGAGGGTGAAGGCTTTCAATCAATCTGCTGATGCAGCTGTGAGGGACAGCGAGGAGATCTTCACTGATTTGATCCGTCTCATTAAGAAGAGAAGCTCCGAGGTGAAGCAGCAGATCAGAAGCCAGCAGGAAGCCCAAGTGAGTCAAGCTAAAgagctggaggagaagctgcagcaggagatcactgagctgcagaggaaagacactgacctgcagcagctctcaCACTCAGAAGATCACCTGCATTTCCTCAACAACTACCCCTCGCTGTCACGTCTGAGTGAGTCCCAAGACTTACCCAGCGTTGAGAATCGCCCTCTGCCCTCTTTTGAGGAGGTGACAGCAGCTGTGACAGAGGCCAGAGATAAAGTGAACGCTGTTCTGAGTGAGGAGGGGACAAAGATCTCACTGGCAGTGACTGAAGTGGACGTTTTACCGCTTCAGGTCGAGCCCAGAACCAGAGCTGACTTCATGAAATATTCTTGTCAGATCACACTGGAtccaaatacagtaaataaacgTTTGTCATTGAGTAACAGGAACAGAAAAGCAATATTAATGGCAGCAGATCAGTCATATTCAGTTCTCTCAGACAGATTTATTGAGAGGTGGCAGGTCCTGAGTAAAGATGGTCTGACTGGAcgttgttactgggaggtggagtggagCGGGGACGCTGATATAGCAGTTGCCTACAAGGATATTAGCAGAACAGGGACAAGAGATGAATGTGGATTTGGACTTAATGACAAATCTTGGGCATTAAGATGTGACAGTGGTGGTTATACATTCAaacataacaatataaaatcttCCATCTCAGGCCATTGGTCCTCCAGAATCGGGGTTTACCTGGATCACAAGGAAGGTACTCTGTCTTACTACAGCATCTCTGAAaccatgaccctcctccacagagtccagaccacgttCACTCAGCCTCTCTATCCTGGGTTTTGGTTTCGATCAAATACTGGAGGCACTGCTGAGTTGTGTGATCTCAGTTAG